In the genome of Penaeus vannamei isolate JL-2024 chromosome 26, ASM4276789v1, whole genome shotgun sequence, one region contains:
- the LOC138866693 gene encoding uncharacterized protein: MDTYQVPLVGKPALAAPHEAVGPGNLPVEVWKRLGIIGIEYLRQENKIMEEEKIPDEWRKSTLIPIFKNKGDIMECGNYRGIKLISHSMKLNERVQESRLRNIAEVSEEQFGFMKGKSTIGAIFVLRQLQEKFREVQEELQCVY; this comes from the exons atggacacaTATCAAGTACCCCTAGTTGGGAAACCTGCTCTAGCTGCACCA CATGAAGCAGTGGGCCCAGGCAATCTACCGGTCGAGGTGTGGAAGAGATTAGGAATTATTGGAATTGAATATCTGAGGCAAGAAAACAAAatcatggaggaggagaaaatcccTGATGAATGGCGGAAAAGCACTTTAATACCAATTTTCAAGAATAAAGGAGACATCATGGAATGTGGTAACTACCGAGGCATCAAGCTCATTAGCCACAGCATGAAACTAAATGAAAGAGTGCAGGAGAGCCGATTAAGGAACATCGCAGAGGTTAGTGAGGAACAGTTTGGCTTCATGAAAGGCAAGTCAACAATAGGTGCCATCTTTGTGTTGAGGCAATTACAAGAGAAATTCAGAGAGGTCCAGGAAGAATTACAGTGTGTTtattga
- the LOC113814604 gene encoding uncharacterized protein, whose protein sequence is MGHQLGVEMQKQLPETMVFKYLGSTLEPDGGVGAEVNRRIQCGWNNWKKMSGILCDKSIPSKVKGRIHMLVIQPAMLFGMETVPLSTRNTKRLLVAEIKMCRWARGHTLKDHVRNEVIREKLGITHITEQFRKARLRRFGHVKIRDEEYAGRRVLEMAPPARRRKGRPKLRWMDCLRKDLEEIEVTEEDAWAGKPGGRG, encoded by the coding sequence ATGGGACATCAACTGGGAGTGGAAATGCAGAAACAGTTACCAGAAACAATGGTATTTAAGTACCTGGGAAGTACACTTGAGCCAGATGGAGGAGTCGGAGCAGAAGTAAACCGAAGGATACAATGTGGATGGAACAACTGGAAGAAGATGTCTGGTATCCTCTGCGACAAAAGTATACCATCGAAGGTGAAAGGCAGGATCCACATGTTGGTAATCCAACCAGCGATGCTATTTGGTATGGAAACGGTACCCCTGAGTACCCGTAACACCAAGAGACTTTTAGTGGCAGAAATAAAAATGTGCAGATGGGCTCGTGGCCACACATTGAAAGATCACGTGAGGAACGAAGTGATTCGAGAAAAATTGGGAATCACGCACATTACGGAACAGTTCAGGAAAGCCCGACTAAGGAGGTTTGGTCATGTGAAAATAAGAGACGAGGAGTATGCTGGTCGCAGAGTGCTAGAGATGGCACCACCagcaagaagacgaaaaggaaggccGAAATTGAGATGGATGGACTGCCTGAGAAAAGACCTGGAAGAGATAGAAGTAACAGAGGAAGACGCATGGGCCGGGAAACCTGGAGGAAGAGGATAG
- the LOC113814603 gene encoding carbohydrate sulfotransferase 5, which produces MSPCFHQFKTIFSFLIIGMVLAILHSARREGALDLIRNALPNNTMALADWNVEKYWRPQSESHAPPTPTPTTVPASAAGATGAPPKARKILVLSTVGRSGSSFLGELIAQLPDSLYFFEPMMFSSKATTEGVNPRVTWNLLRKTFSCQFDHDWLVFARSRNLVRKKEGKPCAYLHGEYARSCLRNLCLNQTNIVIKVIRMRVSWLADLLLEAGPELKVVHLVRDPRATFRSSKMFVRTQADYKALCPRILEDLQMIDTVKKLFPGRVTSVKYEDLCLDTKGVATTLWRFLSGAPEADLPPTWAHYLAEHTDGANRRGNAYSTWRDTRKEAEAWRQEIGESLLLAVEDHCGGAIDLLGHNKFHSLATARNLSNPLRWTRKPLYSLV; this is translated from the exons ATGTCTCCGTGCTTCCATCAGTTCAAGACGATATTTTCCTTCCTCATTATCGGCATG GTGCTTGCGATCCTGCACAGCGCGCGCCGGGAGGGGGCCCTGGATCTCATAAGGAACGCCCTGCCCAACAACACGATGGCGTTGGCGG ATTGGAATGTCGAGAAATATTGGCGGCCTCAGAGTGAGTCCCATgcaccgcccacgcccacgcccacgactgTCCCTGCGAGCGCTG CGGGCGCGACGGGGGCGCCGCCGAAGGCCCGCAAGATCCTGGTCCTGAGCACCGTCGGCCGCTCCGGCTCCTCCTTCCTCGGGGAACTCATCGCGCAGCTCCCGGACTCACTCTACTTCTTCGAGCCGATGATGTTCAGCTCCAA GGCCACGACCGAAGGCGTGAATCCCAGGGTTACCTGGAACCTCCTCAGGAAAACCTTCAGCTGCCAGTTCGACCACGACTGGCTGGTCTTTGCGCGGAGCCGGAATCTGGTGCGCAAGAAGGAGGGGAAGCCCTGTGCATATTTGCACGGGGAATATGCGCGCTCTTGCCTCAGGAATCTGTGCCTCAACCAGACCAACATTGTCATCAAG GTCATACGGATGCGGGTTTCGTGGCTGGCCGACCTCCTGCTGGAGGCGGGGCCGGAGCTGAAGGTCGTACACCTGGTGAGGGACCCCAGAGCCACCTTCAGGTCCTCCAAAATGTTCGTGCGGACGCAGGCGGACTACAAGGCCCTCTGCCCGAGGATActggag GATCTGCAAATGATTGACACCGTGAAGAAGTTATTTCCGGGTCGCGTAACGTCAGTCAAGTACGAGGACCTTTGCCTCGACACCAAAG GAGTCGCCACCACGCTGTGGCGGTTCCTCTCAGGCGCGCCCGAGGCCGACCTCCCGCCCACGTGGGCGCATTACCTCGCCGAGCACACCGACGGCGCCAACAGGAGAGGCAACGCGTACAGCACGTGGAGGGACACGAGGAAGGAGGCCGAGGCGTGGCGCCAGGAGATCGGGGAGAGCCTTCTGCTGGCGGTCGAGGACCACTGCGGCGGCGCCATCGACCTGCTCGGCCACAACAAGTTCCACTCCCTGGCGACCGCAAGGAACCTGTCCAACCCTCTGCGGTGGACGAGGAAGCCCTTGTACTCGCTCGTTTGA